One genomic segment of Nitrospirota bacterium includes these proteins:
- a CDS encoding CoA protein activase: protein MDHIGLDVGSVSVKAVVLDESGNLKDHVYERHRGHPLPLTLKILKAYEGMSLTMSITGSAGKMVAEALGINHINELAAQSYTALKFHPEVKTIIEMGGEDSKLILLGESSIQDFSMNSVCAAGTGSFLDQQAERMRLSIEQFSDLAVKCEKPPRIAGRCSVFAKSDMIHLQQIATPVEDIVSGLCFAVARNFKGAIVKGRQIFPEIAFTGGVALNKGMVRAFKEVFALNNLIVPEHCALTGAIGAALKDIDSGTIQHYDLSRLEHYIKTVKYSDKGKKPLIAEGDDFKKRHIKGGNGNAASVNLSDQPHGASCLSLKNQRIKAYMGVDIGSISTNVAVIDATGKLLARQYLMTASRPIEAVMQGLREVGKSIGGFVEIAGVGTTGSGRYMIADFIGADIVKNEITAQATAAIAIDNKVDTIFEIGGQDSKYISIEDGVIVDFEMNKACAAGTGSFLEEQAEKLSISIKEDFATECFDSSKPCSLGERCTVFMENSLMANIHKGAERKDLLAGLSYSIVENYINRVVAGKKIGGNIFFQGGTAHNKAVVAAFEKFTGQQVTVPPNHDVTGAIGMALIARDKMSETATSAFKGFSIVDSTYSVNSFECKSCANMCEINKVTIDGDKGNLFYGGRCEKYDIKRKQHNNIEDLFLFREQLLWNGLEDSYKDAEAKGALKNTIGIPYIFLMHDYLPFWKVVLTELGFNIIVSPKTNRQVVNLGAEVVLSESCFPVKTAHGHVKWLLNKGIKNIFLPSYVNTGGNSEEFSKGSPCPYTQTIPYMALATFSGINVISPIINFSRNDSFLEKEIAEAFGVSVASVKRVLPKAKALQNEFHASIRKKGQEALSLVNDNAIVIIGRPYNAFDSGVNLQIPQKLATLDVKSIPMDMLPLSETEIKADWPDMYWRSGQRILKAARFIKNHPNLYPVFIGNFNCGPDSFILKYFKEELGDKPFLHLEIDEHSADAGAITRCEAFLDSIANRQNKSTPNPVETTTQPVKQRKFEKIYIPRMSDHAFALAAAFEHSGIASEVLPESDEESIELGRRYVSGKECYPCVVTTGDMLRAVFSEGFDADKSTFFMPAGTGPCRFGQYTVFQRLLLDQVGLKNVQIFSPVQDASFYSDLGIAGQDFVMRSWNGIVAIELLTKSLHETRPYELVKGQTAEIYNRYLMETYNALRGKDLKLDPILKRARSEFQAVPRAKEERPLIGVIGEIFVRSNKFSNENLIEKIEALGGEAWLAPVEEWIYYVNYFGFKHALVQKDYKALMDIAIKRVYKKAIEYKYARHFRGFLKTLHEPDTGAIMRKAAPYVHESFEGETILSMGKAVDLIQHGVAGIVNTMPFGCMPGTIVTALMRALSRDYGIASISIPYDGTESTTTELQLETFMEQALGRYGNGNNKIKKRENKLQGGN, encoded by the coding sequence ATGGATCATATAGGGCTTGATGTAGGCTCAGTGAGCGTAAAGGCAGTCGTCCTGGATGAAAGCGGTAATCTAAAAGACCATGTGTATGAAAGACACAGAGGGCATCCTCTCCCTTTAACCCTTAAAATTCTAAAGGCGTATGAGGGGATGTCTTTGACGATGTCTATAACCGGTTCGGCAGGGAAAATGGTAGCTGAGGCATTGGGCATTAACCATATAAATGAACTTGCCGCCCAGTCTTATACAGCGCTAAAGTTCCACCCTGAGGTTAAAACCATAATTGAAATGGGTGGAGAGGACTCTAAACTCATTCTGCTTGGTGAAAGCTCTATACAGGATTTTTCGATGAATTCGGTTTGTGCAGCCGGCACAGGGTCGTTTTTAGACCAACAGGCTGAAAGGATGCGTCTTAGCATTGAGCAATTTAGCGACTTAGCAGTTAAGTGTGAAAAACCGCCCCGTATTGCCGGACGATGCAGTGTCTTTGCCAAATCTGATATGATACACCTGCAGCAGATAGCCACTCCGGTTGAAGATATTGTCTCTGGGCTGTGTTTTGCTGTTGCCAGAAATTTTAAGGGTGCCATTGTTAAGGGCAGACAGATATTTCCTGAAATCGCCTTTACCGGCGGTGTTGCCCTAAATAAGGGGATGGTCAGAGCATTTAAAGAGGTTTTTGCACTAAACAATCTGATTGTGCCGGAACACTGCGCTTTGACAGGAGCCATAGGCGCTGCTCTTAAAGACATTGACAGTGGGACTATTCAACACTATGATTTAAGCAGACTTGAACACTATATAAAAACCGTTAAATACTCCGATAAGGGTAAAAAGCCTCTCATTGCCGAAGGCGATGATTTTAAAAAAAGGCACATTAAAGGCGGAAACGGAAATGCAGCATCAGTAAACTTATCTGATCAGCCTCACGGCGCCTCATGTTTATCCCTGAAAAACCAACGGATTAAAGCCTACATGGGTGTTGACATTGGCTCCATTAGTACAAACGTTGCGGTTATTGACGCAACTGGAAAACTCCTTGCAAGGCAGTACCTGATGACTGCCAGCCGCCCCATAGAGGCCGTGATGCAGGGGCTCAGAGAGGTTGGAAAGTCCATCGGAGGATTTGTTGAAATCGCAGGCGTAGGAACAACTGGCTCGGGCAGGTATATGATTGCTGATTTTATCGGTGCTGATATTGTAAAAAACGAAATCACAGCTCAGGCCACCGCAGCCATTGCCATTGATAACAAAGTGGACACGATTTTTGAAATTGGCGGTCAGGACTCTAAATACATCTCTATTGAAGATGGTGTCATAGTGGACTTTGAGATGAACAAAGCGTGTGCCGCAGGCACTGGTTCATTTTTAGAAGAGCAGGCGGAAAAACTCAGTATATCCATAAAAGAGGATTTTGCAACTGAGTGCTTTGACTCCTCAAAGCCCTGTAGTTTAGGAGAGAGATGCACCGTGTTTATGGAAAACTCCCTAATGGCAAATATTCATAAAGGAGCCGAAAGAAAAGACTTACTAGCTGGCCTTTCATACTCAATCGTGGAAAACTACATAAACCGGGTGGTTGCCGGAAAGAAAATTGGCGGTAATATTTTCTTTCAGGGCGGCACTGCACACAATAAAGCGGTGGTGGCGGCTTTTGAAAAGTTTACTGGCCAGCAAGTTACCGTACCGCCTAATCATGACGTCACAGGCGCTATTGGTATGGCGCTGATTGCGCGTGACAAAATGTCTGAGACCGCAACATCGGCGTTTAAGGGATTTTCCATTGTGGACAGCACCTATTCGGTAAATTCTTTTGAATGTAAGAGCTGTGCAAATATGTGTGAAATAAATAAGGTTACAATTGACGGAGATAAGGGTAATCTCTTCTATGGCGGAAGATGTGAAAAATATGACATTAAACGTAAGCAGCATAACAACATTGAAGACCTGTTCCTATTTAGAGAACAGCTTTTGTGGAATGGGCTTGAAGACAGTTATAAGGATGCTGAGGCTAAGGGTGCGCTTAAAAACACGATTGGAATACCGTACATATTTTTAATGCACGATTATTTACCCTTTTGGAAAGTGGTACTGACTGAGCTTGGGTTTAACATTATCGTATCCCCTAAGACAAACCGTCAGGTTGTAAATCTGGGCGCAGAGGTGGTGTTATCCGAGTCCTGTTTTCCTGTAAAAACTGCACACGGCCACGTTAAGTGGCTGCTCAATAAGGGAATTAAAAATATCTTTCTGCCTTCTTATGTAAACACTGGCGGCAACAGTGAGGAGTTTTCCAAAGGCTCTCCATGCCCATACACTCAGACAATTCCTTACATGGCTCTGGCCACATTTAGCGGCATAAACGTCATAAGCCCTATAATTAACTTCTCACGCAATGATAGTTTCCTTGAAAAAGAAATTGCAGAAGCTTTTGGGGTATCCGTTGCTTCGGTCAAAAGGGTATTGCCAAAGGCTAAGGCACTGCAGAATGAGTTTCACGCCAGTATTCGTAAAAAAGGCCAGGAGGCACTCTCTCTTGTTAATGACAATGCCATAGTAATAATTGGCAGACCGTATAATGCATTTGATAGCGGCGTAAATCTTCAGATACCGCAAAAACTGGCAACTCTTGATGTAAAATCAATACCTATGGATATGCTGCCGCTATCTGAGACTGAAATCAAAGCCGACTGGCCGGATATGTACTGGAGAAGCGGACAGAGAATTTTAAAGGCTGCACGATTTATAAAAAACCATCCGAACTTATATCCGGTATTTATCGGGAATTTTAACTGTGGCCCGGATTCTTTTATTCTAAAATACTTTAAAGAGGAACTCGGAGACAAACCGTTCTTACACCTTGAGATAGATGAACACAGCGCCGATGCCGGAGCTATTACAAGATGTGAGGCTTTTTTAGACAGCATTGCTAACAGACAAAATAAGTCAACACCGAATCCAGTTGAAACAACGACTCAGCCAGTAAAGCAGAGAAAATTTGAGAAAATCTATATTCCCCGCATGTCAGACCATGCGTTTGCGCTTGCAGCAGCGTTTGAGCACTCAGGCATTGCCTCTGAGGTGCTTCCGGAAAGCGATGAGGAATCCATTGAATTGGGCAGGCGTTATGTCTCCGGAAAGGAGTGTTATCCCTGCGTGGTAACAACCGGAGATATGCTAAGAGCGGTGTTTTCCGAGGGGTTTGACGCTGATAAGTCAACTTTCTTTATGCCCGCAGGAACCGGCCCCTGCAGATTTGGCCAATACACGGTGTTTCAGCGGCTTTTGCTGGATCAGGTGGGGCTTAAGAACGTTCAGATATTTTCGCCCGTACAGGATGCGAGTTTTTATTCAGACCTTGGGATAGCGGGGCAGGACTTTGTTATGCGCTCATGGAATGGGATAGTGGCTATTGAGCTTTTAACCAAATCACTGCATGAGACACGTCCTTATGAGCTCGTTAAAGGCCAAACCGCCGAGATTTACAACCGCTACTTAATGGAAACGTATAATGCACTGCGAGGGAAAGACCTTAAGCTTGATCCAATACTAAAACGCGCAAGGAGCGAATTTCAAGCGGTTCCCAGAGCAAAAGAGGAAAGGCCACTGATAGGAGTAATTGGCGAGATATTTGTGCGCTCAAATAAGTTTTCAAATGAAAACCTTATAGAGAAAATTGAGGCACTGGGCGGAGAGGCGTGGCTTGCGCCAGTTGAAGAGTGGATTTATTATGTAAATTATTTTGGATTTAAACATGCGCTTGTACAAAAAGACTACAAGGCGCTTATGGATATAGCTATTAAGCGGGTTTATAAAAAGGCGATAGAGTACAAGTATGCCAGGCACTTCAGAGGATTCCTTAAAACCCTGCATGAGCCTGACACTGGAGCAATTATGAGAAAAGCAGCCCCATACGTGCATGAATCCTTTGAGGGTGAGACAATTCTCAGCATGGGAAAAGCTGTGGATTTAATACAGCACGGAGTGGCAGGGATTGTAAACACAATGCCTTTTGGCTGTATGCCCGGCACTATAGTGACAGCCCTTATGCGTGCCTTAAGCCGTGATTATGGTATTGCCAGTATAAGTATTCCTTATGACGGCACTGAATCCACGACAACGGAACTTCAGCTTGAGACCTTTATGGAACAGGCTTTGGGACGATATGGTAACGGTAATAATAAAATAAAAAAGCGTGAAAACAAACTGCAAGGAGGTAATTGA
- a CDS encoding AURKAIP1/COX24 domain-containing protein yields the protein MGNVKKWRKKKMSKHKHKKLRRKMKFQRRRK from the coding sequence GTGGGTAATGTAAAGAAATGGCGTAAGAAGAAAATGTCAAAACACAAGCATAAGAAACTTCGCAGAAAGATGAAATTCCAACGTAGAAGAAAATAG
- a CDS encoding mechanosensitive ion channel gives MLDYNNVIFKTVFDYGLNIFSAIAILVVGNMAAKILKRVISTILTKSGQEKTVISFISSLIHVLIMTFAIIATLAKFGIQTASFIAVIGSAGIAVGLALQGSLANFASGFLILLFRPFKSGDFIEAAGVTGRVEDVLLLTTILISTENIKIIIPNGKLYSDIIKVYPKS, from the coding sequence ATGTTAGACTATAACAATGTAATATTTAAAACTGTATTTGATTACGGGTTAAATATATTTAGTGCTATAGCCATTCTTGTAGTTGGTAACATGGCTGCAAAAATATTAAAAAGAGTTATCTCGACAATCCTTACTAAAAGTGGTCAAGAGAAAACAGTTATTTCATTTATTAGTAGTCTCATTCATGTTCTAATAATGACTTTTGCTATAATTGCCACACTTGCCAAATTTGGAATTCAAACTGCGTCTTTTATTGCAGTGATAGGCTCTGCTGGTATTGCCGTTGGCTTAGCTCTCCAAGGCTCATTAGCCAATTTCGCCTCTGGTTTTCTTATCCTATTATTCAGACCCTTTAAATCTGGTGATTTTATTGAGGCTGCTGGTGTCACAGGGCGTGTTGAAGATGTGCTTCTATTAACTACAATTCTGATTTCAACTGAAAATATCAAAATCATAATCCCTAATGGAAAACTCTACTCCGATATTATAAAAGTGTACCCTAAATCATAG
- a CDS encoding FAD-binding protein, which yields MRSLSKLLLEGTYTTDKEDLICYGYDASGLDNCPATVVWPINTLDVIKTVKFARENGLKIIPRGAGSGMTGGSVPGEDSIVLSFEKMNRILEIDAGNLTAIVEPGVINGHLQSELEDSGFFYPPDPASLNICTIGGNVAENAGGPRALKYGVTRDYVMQIEAVLPDGRLISTGVETSKGVVGYDLTRLLVGSEGTLAMITKIRLKILPAPEAIVTILCAFNSIELAGKTVSKIIASALLPRTMEIMDRMTLMAVNKYKNVGFPENVEAMLLVELDGNRRAIVQDAEKVSNICNSFEGKIKIAEDAASRDMLWEARRAVSPALYKISPTKINEDIVVPITRVADILVAVQRISEKFGIPIACFGHAGDGNIHVNVMVDKNNKESVAKSEKIVREIFKATLDMGGTISGEHGIGLTKAKYLDMELDAVNIELMKGIKKLFDPENILNPGKVFLS from the coding sequence ATGAGAAGTCTCAGTAAATTACTATTAGAGGGGACATATACCACAGACAAAGAGGACCTTATCTGTTATGGGTATGATGCCTCCGGACTGGATAATTGTCCTGCAACCGTGGTATGGCCTATCAACACCCTTGATGTAATTAAGACAGTGAAATTTGCCCGTGAAAACGGATTAAAGATAATTCCCCGGGGAGCAGGAAGCGGTATGACAGGTGGGTCGGTGCCCGGTGAGGATTCTATTGTGCTGAGTTTTGAGAAAATGAACCGCATACTGGAAATAGATGCCGGTAATTTGACGGCTATTGTTGAACCCGGTGTGATAAACGGCCATCTGCAGAGCGAGCTTGAGGACAGCGGTTTTTTTTATCCCCCTGACCCTGCCAGTTTAAATATATGCACGATAGGGGGTAATGTTGCAGAGAATGCCGGAGGGCCGCGAGCGCTGAAATATGGCGTAACAAGAGACTACGTGATGCAGATAGAGGCTGTGCTGCCCGATGGGAGGTTGATAAGCACGGGGGTGGAGACCTCAAAGGGAGTGGTCGGATATGATCTTACGCGCCTCCTTGTGGGCTCTGAGGGGACACTTGCCATGATAACCAAGATACGTCTTAAAATACTGCCTGCCCCTGAGGCCATAGTCACAATCCTGTGCGCTTTTAACAGTATTGAATTGGCAGGCAAGACGGTATCAAAGATAATAGCATCGGCACTTCTGCCCAGAACCATGGAAATTATGGACAGGATGACCCTTATGGCCGTAAATAAGTATAAAAACGTAGGGTTTCCGGAAAACGTCGAGGCTATGCTTTTGGTTGAGCTTGATGGTAACCGCAGGGCGATAGTGCAGGATGCTGAGAAAGTCTCTAACATTTGTAACTCCTTTGAGGGTAAAATAAAAATTGCAGAGGATGCCGCCTCACGGGATATGCTTTGGGAGGCAAGGCGAGCTGTGTCACCTGCTCTTTATAAAATCAGCCCGACCAAAATTAATGAAGATATTGTCGTTCCCATAACGAGGGTGGCTGATATTTTGGTTGCCGTACAGCGGATTTCCGAAAAATTCGGTATCCCTATCGCCTGTTTTGGCCATGCCGGAGATGGCAACATTCACGTCAATGTAATGGTGGACAAAAATAACAAGGAAAGTGTCGCAAAATCGGAAAAAATAGTAAGAGAGATATTTAAGGCAACACTTGACATGGGTGGGACTATTTCCGGCGAGCACGGGATTGGCCTTACAAAGGCTAAGTATCTGGATATGGAGCTGGATGCCGTTAATATTGAACTGATGAAAGGGATTAAGAAATTATTTGACCCTGAAAATATTTTAAATCCCGGCAAAGTATTTCTAAGCTAA
- the ccsB gene encoding c-type cytochrome biogenesis protein CcsB, with protein MGSSQFFGAAEIGYFVAMMVYIGYFVFRSASAGKAATVVTSVSFASQTAAILLRWFESYQMGIGRAPLTNLYESLEFFVWCLILGYLIIEFKYKTRSFGAFITPIAGLTLGFIDLTAMKTTIEPLVPALQSNWLLAHVTMAFISYSAFGLSFGAAMMYLILKTDDRKGSAYWFWTITAGIFVSVLVAMLADYLNYHILHTPVADAKDALLGSTFRNKSSSIRLLSYLAAAVFTGIVWRYGGVLKRTFTYFGVSAELLDQLNYNLIALGFPIFTLGGLIFGAVWADQAWGVYWSWDPKETWSLITWLSYAFYLHARFIKGWRGTKVAVVAVVAFVTVVFTYLGVNIFLSGLHSYGEMP; from the coding sequence ATGGGAAGCTCACAGTTTTTCGGAGCAGCCGAAATTGGCTATTTTGTAGCCATGATGGTATATATAGGGTACTTTGTCTTTCGCAGTGCATCGGCAGGCAAGGCGGCTACGGTTGTAACCTCAGTTTCTTTTGCCTCCCAGACAGCGGCAATATTACTTAGATGGTTTGAGTCCTATCAAATGGGCATAGGCAGAGCGCCGCTCACAAATCTGTACGAATCGCTTGAGTTTTTTGTTTGGTGTTTGATCTTAGGGTATTTGATAATTGAGTTTAAGTATAAAACTCGGTCATTTGGCGCTTTCATAACGCCAATAGCTGGTTTAACCCTTGGATTCATTGATTTAACTGCAATGAAGACCACAATTGAGCCGCTTGTACCGGCTCTGCAGAGCAACTGGCTATTAGCTCACGTTACGATGGCTTTTATATCATACTCTGCTTTTGGTTTGTCTTTTGGTGCTGCCATGATGTACCTGATACTTAAGACAGATGACCGTAAGGGTTCGGCTTATTGGTTTTGGACAATAACAGCAGGCATATTTGTATCAGTACTGGTTGCTATGCTGGCAGATTATCTGAATTACCATATACTTCATACCCCTGTAGCCGACGCTAAAGATGCTCTCTTAGGTTCGACCTTTAGAAATAAATCTTCATCAATAAGACTGTTAAGTTATCTTGCTGCGGCAGTTTTTACAGGTATTGTGTGGCGTTACGGCGGGGTGTTAAAGCGGACGTTTACTTACTTTGGGGTATCTGCTGAGCTTTTGGATCAGTTAAACTACAATTTGATAGCTCTTGGATTTCCAATTTTTACGCTGGGCGGGTTAATTTTTGGAGCCGTGTGGGCAGATCAGGCTTGGGGGGTTTATTGGAGCTGGGACCCTAAAGAGACATGGTCTTTGATAACATGGCTTTCATACGCATTTTATCTTCATGCCCGTTTTATCAAGGGATGGCGCGGTACAAAGGTGGCAGTTGTGGCAGTTGTAGCTTTCGTAACTGTCGTGTTTACGTATCTTGGAGTTAACATATTTCTTTCGGGACTCCACAGCTACGGCGAGATGCCCTAA
- a CDS encoding cytochrome c biogenesis protein ResB has translation MEKPDKKNNNIVEKVWKIFTSVKLAAVLILTIAITSIAGTVIEQQTEPAKNVKLFVKIFGAKLAPSIYSASDAMGLMDMYHSGWFTGLLVLFCANLIICSIDRLPKISHLVKEKLLPMEEPSFKKFTIHKEYHLQGNIKDRAEDILKLLKSLGFKSEEHKSADGLQFYGQKWGISRYAVYIVHLSIVLILLGAVIGVKFGFNGYLSLPEGESSDVAYTRDGKTQPLGFTVRCDDFNVDFYNDTDMPKEYKSWLSIHENGKEILSQSIEVNRPLKYKGYAIYQASYGPVTDKNALIILRVTPSGGKTETMSMHVGDSFKIPGTNIEGKAKSFSPAIAFNKETKEPFTYSEMMNNPAVYLEFKKDGKDLYEGWVVKRYPKTWDMPDGNKIELVDYWGYQYTGLQVRNDPGVWIVYLGCLTMLLGLYGAFFLSHRKIWVLLKGTKNQTTVMVAATTNKNRLSFEGVIYRAFEMLTAQR, from the coding sequence ATGGAAAAGCCGGATAAAAAGAACAACAATATTGTTGAGAAAGTTTGGAAAATTTTCACTTCGGTTAAACTTGCCGCTGTACTCATCTTAACGATTGCAATTACCTCCATAGCAGGCACGGTAATTGAGCAGCAGACCGAACCCGCAAAAAATGTTAAACTGTTTGTCAAAATCTTTGGAGCCAAGCTTGCTCCGTCAATTTATAGCGCCTCTGATGCCATGGGCCTTATGGACATGTACCATTCTGGGTGGTTTACCGGCCTTTTGGTTCTTTTTTGCGCTAACCTTATAATATGTTCAATAGACAGACTGCCTAAAATATCGCATCTCGTTAAAGAGAAGCTTTTGCCAATGGAGGAGCCCTCCTTTAAAAAATTCACAATTCACAAGGAATACCACCTGCAAGGCAATATTAAAGACAGAGCCGAAGATATTTTAAAACTATTAAAATCTCTTGGGTTTAAGTCCGAAGAACATAAAAGCGCCGACGGCCTTCAGTTCTATGGCCAGAAATGGGGCATTAGCCGGTATGCCGTGTATATAGTTCACCTTAGCATCGTGCTGATATTGTTGGGGGCAGTTATTGGCGTGAAATTTGGCTTTAACGGCTATCTGTCTCTGCCTGAGGGTGAGTCATCAGATGTCGCATACACACGGGATGGCAAAACGCAGCCCCTTGGCTTTACAGTCAGATGTGATGATTTTAACGTGGATTTCTACAACGATACTGATATGCCTAAAGAATATAAGAGCTGGCTTTCGATTCATGAAAACGGTAAGGAAATTTTAAGCCAGTCTATAGAGGTAAACAGACCGCTTAAGTATAAGGGTTATGCTATTTATCAGGCAAGCTACGGACCTGTAACGGATAAAAACGCTCTTATTATATTGCGTGTGACCCCATCCGGTGGTAAAACCGAAACTATGTCAATGCACGTAGGGGATTCCTTTAAGATTCCAGGCACAAACATTGAGGGTAAAGCTAAGTCTTTCTCTCCTGCCATCGCCTTTAACAAGGAAACTAAAGAACCGTTTACCTATTCAGAGATGATGAATAATCCGGCTGTGTATTTGGAATTCAAGAAAGACGGTAAGGACTTGTATGAGGGCTGGGTGGTTAAGCGTTATCCTAAAACGTGGGACATGCCAGATGGAAACAAGATAGAGCTGGTGGATTACTGGGGCTATCAATATACGGGTTTGCAGGTAAGAAATGACCCCGGCGTGTGGATAGTCTATCTTGGCTGCCTTACAATGCTGCTTGGCCTTTATGGGGCTTTTTTCCTGAGCCACAGAAAGATATGGGTATTATTGAAAGGTACTAAGAATCAGACCACTGTTATGGTAGCCGCTACAACGAATAAAAATCGTCTGTCTTTTGAAGGCGTCATATATAGAGCATTTGAAATGCTCACAGCACAAAGATGA
- a CDS encoding caspase family protein, which yields MDILSGGDLSYQFSSDTSGAIDALANAYFSLDGKYLYAGGMVYRIRKWSNGGKGTYKDILTGSVNTIEQIVPLKNGGIVFGSTDPAFGVFDKNDKRRVFKQTDKADYRGDNENFQVSRDAKTIKFWYENKSKSPKVFSLTERELSDVSNSKENLFKPILESDKLNITNWFNEDYPKLNGTALQLQQYEMSRSLAILPNNSGFLLGTELRLRLFDSTGNEKWKVAAPGVVWDVNVSQNGKIAVAAYDDGTIRWYRVSDGKELLAFFPHKDKKRWVLWTPKGYYDASVGGDDLVGWHVNRGKDKEADFFPVSKFRDTYFRPNIVSKVLDTLDEDEAIKQANAQSDRKTPTAAVTETLPPVVKINSPIDGANVNDSEVTLEYEIRTPADAPVTSVMVLVNGVKQAVEKNVNKVNKTYKISALIPEKDNEISVIAVNKYESSVPATVALGWKEKVKKDEEFLKKPKLYVLAIGISNYKDEDNKLMYSSKDAKDFAGVMEKQKGLLYRDVEVKVITDEIATRMNVLDGFDWILNNVTNKDIAMVLLSGHGYNDPDGAYYYIPVDVDLKRIKSTAVIFTEIKNTVNALAGKKLFL from the coding sequence GTGGATATACTTTCCGGAGGTGACCTTTCTTATCAATTCTCTTCGGATACTTCAGGCGCTATTGATGCATTAGCAAATGCCTATTTTTCTCTTGATGGTAAATACCTCTATGCTGGTGGAATGGTTTATCGCATTAGGAAATGGTCAAACGGAGGCAAAGGCACATACAAAGACATATTAACTGGTTCAGTCAATACTATAGAGCAAATAGTACCACTTAAAAACGGCGGTATTGTTTTTGGCTCAACTGACCCAGCCTTTGGTGTGTTTGATAAAAATGATAAAAGACGCGTTTTTAAGCAAACGGATAAAGCTGATTACAGAGGAGACAATGAGAATTTTCAAGTATCCAGAGATGCTAAAACCATCAAGTTCTGGTACGAAAATAAAAGTAAATCTCCTAAAGTCTTTTCGCTAACAGAAAGAGAATTATCAGATGTTTCCAATTCAAAAGAAAACCTTTTTAAACCGATTTTAGAATCTGATAAATTAAATATTACAAACTGGTTTAATGAAGATTACCCGAAACTAAATGGAACAGCTTTACAACTTCAGCAATACGAAATGTCGAGAAGCCTTGCGATATTACCGAATAACAGCGGTTTCCTACTCGGCACAGAATTGCGATTAAGATTATTTGACAGTACCGGAAATGAAAAATGGAAAGTAGCAGCACCCGGTGTAGTATGGGATGTAAACGTATCACAAAATGGGAAAATAGCGGTAGCGGCTTATGATGACGGAACGATTAGGTGGTACAGGGTAAGCGACGGGAAGGAACTCTTGGCGTTTTTCCCGCATAAAGACAAAAAGAGATGGGTACTGTGGACGCCAAAGGGATATTATGATGCCTCAGTCGGAGGCGATGACCTAGTCGGCTGGCATGTAAACAGAGGCAAAGACAAAGAAGCTGATTTCTTTCCGGTATCAAAATTCCGTGACACATATTTCAGACCGAATATAGTCTCAAAAGTTCTCGATACGCTTGATGAGGATGAAGCAATAAAACAGGCAAATGCTCAATCTGACAGAAAAACCCCAACCGCGGCAGTTACCGAAACACTGCCGCCGGTTGTTAAAATCAACTCACCAATTGATGGAGCAAATGTTAATGATTCAGAAGTGACATTAGAATACGAAATCCGTACACCTGCGGATGCTCCGGTTACATCGGTAATGGTGCTTGTAAACGGAGTTAAACAAGCAGTCGAAAAGAATGTTAACAAAGTAAATAAAACTTACAAAATATCAGCCTTAATTCCAGAAAAAGACAATGAAATTAGTGTAATTGCCGTAAACAAATATGAGTCCAGCGTTCCTGCCACAGTAGCACTTGGTTGGAAAGAAAAAGTTAAAAAAGATGAGGAATTTTTGAAGAAACCGAAGCTTTATGTACTTGCTATCGGGATAAGCAATTATAAAGATGAAGACAATAAACTAATGTATTCATCAAAAGATGCAAAAGACTTTGCTGGAGTAATGGAAAAGCAGAAAGGCTTGCTCTATCGGGATGTTGAAGTAAAGGTTATAACAGATGAAATAGCAACGAGAATGAACGTATTGGATGGGTTTGATTGGATTCTAAATAATGTGACAAACAAAGACATAGCGATGGTGCTGCTTTCCGGACATGGGTATAACGATCCAGATGGAGCATATTACTACATACCTGTTGATGTGGATTTAAAAAGAATTAAAAGCACAGCGGTGATATTTACTGAAATAAAAAACACTGTGAACGCACTTGCCGGTAAAAAACTGTTTTTATAG